One window of Psychrobacillus sp. FSL H8-0483 genomic DNA carries:
- a CDS encoding SDR family NAD(P)-dependent oxidoreductase, with the protein MTILKKAIVIGASSGIGEELAKVLSNEGYIVGLVARRTDNLLALQKNLPHKSFIKCIDVSHINEAKNLLEELIEEMEGMDLIIISSGVGHLNPYLNLDFEKETIDVNVSGFVAISNVAYKYFVSKNSGHIVGISSIGALMANPTAPAYNASKTFVSNYLISIRQKLKMQKVNVLVTDVKCGFVDTNMAKGDKDKMFWVASPETAALQIYDSVKRKKKTVYVSKRWRIIAWVLKIHSLSN; encoded by the coding sequence ATGACAATATTGAAAAAGGCAATAGTCATTGGTGCAAGTTCTGGAATTGGTGAAGAACTTGCAAAGGTTTTATCAAATGAGGGGTATATAGTTGGATTAGTTGCTAGAAGAACAGATAATCTACTTGCACTTCAAAAAAATTTACCGCATAAATCATTTATCAAATGTATCGATGTTTCACACATTAATGAAGCGAAGAACCTACTAGAAGAACTTATTGAAGAGATGGAAGGAATGGATTTAATTATTATTAGCTCTGGTGTGGGGCATCTCAACCCTTATTTGAACTTAGATTTTGAAAAAGAGACAATCGATGTAAATGTTTCAGGATTTGTAGCAATCTCTAATGTTGCTTATAAATATTTTGTATCAAAAAATTCTGGACACATAGTAGGGATATCGTCAATTGGAGCTTTAATGGCGAATCCTACTGCACCTGCTTACAATGCTTCAAAAACCTTTGTTTCTAATTATCTAATCAGTATTCGCCAAAAGTTAAAGATGCAGAAGGTAAACGTTTTAGTAACAGATGTTAAATGTGGGTTCGTTGATACGAATATGGCTAAAGGTGATAAAGATAAAATGTTTTGGGTTGCTTCTCCAGAAACAGCTGCTCTGCAAATTTACGATAGTGTAAAAAGGAAAAAGAAGACAGTATATGTTTCTAAACGATGGCGTATTATTGCTTGGGTATTAAAAATTCATTCACTCTCTAATTAA
- a CDS encoding ATPase → MPLTTGPIENTGNQPANATNVRVKILNRTGGVLSGVARVFRLNGTRQLISSANFIVGANASAFVTLSLQIGAAQYEVEIVPNQTGGLYSSYGRTASGVVITAQRVLHSELVQIL, encoded by the coding sequence ATGCCTTTAACAACTGGACCAATTGAAAACACAGGAAATCAACCTGCTAATGCAACTAACGTTCGAGTTAAAATCCTCAATCGTACTGGAGGTGTACTTTCAGGAGTAGCCAGAGTTTTTAGACTTAATGGTACCAGACAATTAATTTCATCGGCAAACTTTATCGTAGGTGCTAATGCTTCTGCTTTTGTAACCCTTAGTTTACAAATAGGAGCTGCTCAATATGAAGTTGAAATTGTTCCGAATCAAACCGGTGGGTTATATTCTTCATATGGAAGAACAGCATCAGGTGTTGTCATTACTGCTCAACGGGTTTTGCACTCAGAATTAGTACAGATACTTTAG
- a CDS encoding flavoprotein gives MDNSFRTFLDTYLDVWRSSSLAELKDLISQNYESREITSGDIVDFAYEESVNGWEQGFNFVKGNNAQWNIEVISILPLREDETMVILSATILIQGKSLETANLFFQTFKRYGTNDWKLIRSYIEAGIPNVNIKSFLIN, from the coding sequence ATGGACAACTCATTTCGAACGTTTCTTGATACGTATTTAGATGTTTGGAGAAGCTCATCTTTAGCGGAATTAAAAGACTTGATATCTCAAAACTATGAATCAAGAGAGATAACAAGTGGAGATATCGTTGACTTTGCTTATGAAGAATCAGTAAATGGATGGGAACAGGGTTTTAATTTTGTTAAAGGAAACAATGCTCAATGGAATATAGAGGTAATTTCGATTCTTCCTTTGAGAGAAGATGAAACTATGGTTATTTTATCAGCCACTATCCTCATTCAAGGAAAGAGTTTAGAAACAGCAAATTTATTCTTTCAAACGTTCAAAAGATATGGCACAAATGATTGGAAATTAATAAGAAGTTATATAGAAGCAGGAATTCCTAATGTTAATATAAAGAGCTTTCTAATCAACTAG
- a CDS encoding VOC family protein produces MSEKLWRVGTTYIPVVNVELSSNWYVNKLGAELSYKDEDKAILDLANQSVFLVKANDNQSANFYDIHGVERFSITFEVNGIHALEAIHKEFIDKDIRIGEIENRGHAGRNFVFYDLDGNKFDIWSELSPTFKEKYQIFE; encoded by the coding sequence ATGAGTGAAAAATTATGGAGGGTTGGAACTACTTATATTCCAGTAGTCAATGTAGAACTATCTTCTAACTGGTATGTGAACAAATTGGGAGCAGAATTGAGCTATAAAGACGAAGACAAAGCAATTCTTGATCTTGCAAACCAAAGTGTTTTTCTTGTTAAAGCTAATGATAATCAAAGTGCCAATTTTTATGATATTCACGGTGTAGAGCGTTTTTCTATCACATTTGAAGTTAATGGAATACATGCTTTAGAAGCTATACATAAAGAGTTTATAGATAAAGATATTAGAATTGGAGAAATAGAAAATAGAGGACATGCTGGAAGGAACTTTGTATTCTACGATTTAGATGGCAATAAATTTGACATATGGAGCGAATTAAGTCCAACTTTCAAAGAAAAATATCAGATATTTGAATAG
- a CDS encoding DMT family transporter, giving the protein MSFKYYVLLLLTCLFWAGNFVVSKSLVEHSSPMTLTTLRWIIAVLCLFPLVWWKEKKILPPRNAILPLFLMGLTGVVLFNILQFLALEQTTATNVSLISTLNMISIAVFSILFLKEKINFLQIISMIFSLLGVILVLSNGKVVYLLSLDFNTGDLWMIAAVCVWGIYTICSKWAMTKTSPLMSILYSAIFGLMVLLPLSFPDFTVSNINLSFIGAMLYTGVISTVVCMVLWNICIQKLGSTTSGVFLSFNPIFTAILAFLFLGEQMTWIQGIGSAIVITGCFLFSYLKRKVHAKQNVFAKQSFQA; this is encoded by the coding sequence ATGTCATTTAAGTATTATGTCTTATTACTTTTAACATGTTTATTTTGGGCAGGGAATTTTGTTGTTAGTAAATCTCTTGTTGAACATTCTTCACCGATGACCTTAACGACTTTAAGGTGGATCATTGCAGTCCTTTGCCTGTTCCCTCTTGTTTGGTGGAAAGAAAAAAAAATTCTGCCGCCACGAAATGCAATACTTCCTTTGTTTTTAATGGGATTAACAGGTGTTGTTCTATTTAACATCTTGCAATTTTTAGCATTAGAGCAAACAACTGCGACAAATGTCAGCTTAATCTCTACGTTAAATATGATTTCAATCGCTGTTTTTTCTATTTTATTTTTAAAAGAAAAAATTAATTTCCTGCAAATTATTTCAATGATATTTTCACTTTTAGGTGTGATACTTGTACTTTCAAATGGGAAAGTAGTCTATTTGCTTTCATTGGATTTTAATACAGGAGATTTATGGATGATTGCTGCTGTATGTGTATGGGGAATATATACGATTTGCAGCAAGTGGGCAATGACAAAGACTTCACCTTTGATGTCTATTTTATACTCAGCTATTTTTGGACTAATGGTACTACTGCCTCTGAGCTTTCCTGATTTTACTGTTTCAAATATTAATCTTTCTTTTATAGGTGCAATGTTATATACAGGCGTTATCTCAACAGTAGTATGTATGGTCCTTTGGAATATTTGTATTCAAAAATTAGGCTCCACTACTTCAGGTGTTTTTTTAAGTTTTAATCCGATTTTTACAGCAATTTTAGCTTTTTTATTTTTAGGAGAACAAATGACCTGGATACAAGGAATAGGAAGTGCAATTGTAATAACAGGTTGTTTTTTATTCTCGTACCTCAAAAGAAAGGTTCATGCAAAACAAAATGTATTCGCTAAACAAAGCTTTCAAGCTTGA
- a CDS encoding HAD-IIB family hydrolase, with product MRFVFDLDGTVCFKGQPISNRILHSLSELTEVGIEVIFASARPIRDMLPVIDEAFHHYTMIGGNGSLISKEGKVIKSNSFSTNEINEIKNFINQYNATYLIDGDWDYAYTGSEAHPILQNLDPAKLAKMVSLESLDSVVKVLFLTSNNMDELAEKLSKLNVYVNKHSNENVLDISPSGINKWSALKTLGVKENTYIAFGNDANDISMFENALHTVMIGYHEQLAPFAKETISLSGDYEQEIEGKILTLSKEYRPIQV from the coding sequence TTGAGATTTGTTTTTGATTTAGATGGAACAGTTTGTTTTAAAGGGCAACCAATATCTAACAGGATACTTCATTCATTGTCAGAGTTGACGGAAGTGGGTATTGAAGTCATTTTCGCATCTGCCAGACCCATACGAGATATGCTACCTGTCATAGACGAAGCGTTTCATCATTATACAATGATTGGGGGAAATGGCTCTTTAATATCAAAAGAAGGAAAAGTAATCAAATCCAATTCGTTTTCAACAAATGAAATTAATGAAATAAAGAATTTTATTAATCAATATAATGCTACTTATCTAATAGATGGTGATTGGGACTATGCTTATACTGGCTCAGAAGCGCACCCTATACTTCAAAATTTAGACCCTGCAAAATTAGCGAAAATGGTTAGTTTAGAATCTCTTGATTCAGTAGTTAAAGTTCTGTTTCTAACCTCAAATAATATGGATGAATTAGCAGAAAAACTTTCAAAACTTAATGTTTATGTAAATAAACATAGTAACGAGAATGTACTTGATATCAGCCCAAGTGGGATAAATAAATGGAGTGCATTAAAGACTCTTGGGGTAAAAGAAAATACATATATCGCTTTTGGGAACGATGCGAATGATATATCAATGTTTGAAAACGCATTGCATACAGTTATGATTGGCTATCACGAACAGTTAGCTCCTTTTGCAAAAGAGACTATTTCATTGAGTGGGGATTACGAACAGGAAATCGAAGGAAAAATACTTACTCTTTCAAAGGAATATAGACCAATCCAAGTATAG
- a CDS encoding AAA family ATPase, with product MKKFVFIFGPQAVGKMTVGQELAKVTGLKLFHNHMTIDLLEPLFGFSPEMWRLTHLFRQEIFNSFSKSDHYGMIFTKVWYFNKKEDWDDIENICQTVSSQGADIYFVELEANVEERLKRNKTPHRLENKPTKRNIEQSEQHLLSTLESSRLNSKIGEIEKENYIRIDNTYLSAEAVAQIIKKEFQL from the coding sequence ATGAAAAAGTTTGTTTTTATATTTGGTCCACAAGCAGTTGGAAAAATGACTGTCGGACAAGAATTAGCAAAGGTAACAGGCTTAAAGTTATTTCATAACCACATGACTATTGATTTACTAGAGCCACTCTTCGGATTTAGTCCAGAAATGTGGCGATTAACACACCTATTTCGGCAGGAAATATTTAATTCATTTTCTAAAAGTGATCATTATGGGATGATTTTTACTAAGGTCTGGTATTTTAATAAAAAAGAGGATTGGGACGATATAGAAAATATATGTCAAACTGTATCTTCTCAAGGGGCTGATATTTATTTCGTTGAATTAGAAGCCAACGTTGAAGAAAGGTTAAAACGAAACAAGACACCACATAGACTTGAAAATAAACCAACTAAAAGAAACATTGAACAATCTGAACAACATTTACTGAGTACTTTAGAAAGTAGTAGGTTGAATTCTAAAATTGGTGAAATTGAAAAAGAAAATTATATAAGAATAGATAACACTTATTTAAGTGCTGAAGCAGTCGCTCAAATAATAAAAAAAGAGTTTCAATTATAG
- a CDS encoding HAD family hydrolase, translated as MMRAVIFDFDGTLADTLPICFYAFQNVFKEFDKKDLTSKEIEGMFGPSETGIIRKNLTNPNKEEAIKFYYEKYSEQHKSLVEINPEILKLLKSLKEADIRTGIFTGKGKRSLDISLKALKKDGLFDVIITGDDVINPKPDPEGLLKALSFLEVNNSDAIYFGDSDADVIAGIRANVFTIGVDWLPEYQTTRFSEQPNLIIKSVNEFKSSFKIGNGENLLHEK; from the coding sequence ATTATGAGAGCAGTAATATTTGATTTTGATGGGACATTGGCTGATACTTTACCCATCTGTTTTTATGCTTTTCAAAATGTGTTTAAAGAATTTGATAAAAAGGATCTTACCTCAAAAGAAATAGAGGGAATGTTTGGTCCTTCTGAAACAGGTATTATTAGGAAAAACCTTACGAATCCTAATAAGGAGGAGGCAATCAAATTTTACTACGAAAAATATTCTGAACAACATAAAAGTTTAGTGGAAATCAATCCTGAGATTCTTAAGTTATTGAAGTCCTTGAAAGAGGCAGATATTAGAACAGGGATTTTTACTGGAAAGGGAAAAAGAAGCTTAGATATCTCGCTAAAAGCATTAAAAAAGGATGGATTGTTTGACGTTATTATAACTGGTGATGATGTAATAAATCCAAAGCCTGACCCAGAGGGACTGTTAAAAGCCTTATCTTTTTTAGAAGTAAATAATTCTGATGCAATTTATTTTGGAGATAGTGATGCTGATGTAATTGCGGGAATACGTGCTAACGTCTTTACTATTGGTGTAGATTGGTTACCAGAATACCAAACAACTAGATTTAGCGAACAACCAAATTTAATAATAAAAAGTGTAAATGAATTTAAAAGTTCCTTCAAAATCGGTAATGGTGAAAATTTATTACATGAAAAGTAG
- a CDS encoding PLP-dependent aminotransferase family protein, which translates to MITKYKVILESMKQQIEDGQLKVGDKLPSIRTLAEQFQCSKNTVVKALLELEKQHIVYAKPKSGYYIVDDYRVPRPNENIDFLSAGPDERIMPYEDFQHCINQAIDHYKVQLFKYSEQQGLYSLRKELVIHLQNLQVFTKPERLVITSGSQQALHILSMMPFPNGKKKVLIEQPTYFGMIDTLQLNQSETLGIDLTMDGIDFERLESLFRRNDIKFFYIIPRYHNPLGHHYTNEEKKKIVALAEKYDVYIVEDDYLAELDVDSKADPLFAYEPNGRIIYVKSFSKVFLPGLRIATVVLPETMIDSFVHYKFSADFNTSTLSQGALEIYLKSGMFHYHLENVKPLYLNKMKRVLNACSTYIPSYISFTKPKSGFYLTIFLPSHIDVDQLIYLLHEKQIYVDNASRMYLVGNKQKAIRLSISQVDESKIDLGIQQLAACIIEMCEK; encoded by the coding sequence ATGATAACAAAATATAAAGTTATTTTAGAAAGTATGAAACAACAGATAGAGGATGGACAGTTGAAAGTTGGAGACAAATTGCCTTCAATTAGGACGCTAGCTGAACAATTTCAATGTAGTAAAAATACGGTTGTAAAGGCATTACTGGAACTGGAGAAACAACATATTGTCTATGCTAAGCCCAAAAGTGGCTATTATATTGTTGATGATTACCGAGTACCTCGTCCGAATGAAAATATTGACTTTTTATCTGCAGGCCCAGATGAAAGAATCATGCCTTATGAGGACTTTCAACATTGTATAAACCAAGCAATTGATCATTATAAAGTACAGTTATTTAAGTACAGTGAGCAACAAGGACTCTATTCGTTGAGAAAAGAACTGGTGATTCATTTGCAAAATCTACAAGTATTCACGAAACCTGAGCGACTCGTCATTACTTCTGGATCGCAACAAGCTTTACACATACTATCGATGATGCCGTTTCCAAATGGTAAAAAGAAAGTATTGATTGAGCAACCAACTTACTTTGGGATGATAGATACTTTACAGTTAAATCAAAGCGAAACATTAGGAATTGACTTAACAATGGATGGGATTGATTTTGAACGACTAGAATCTTTATTCCGTAGGAACGATATTAAATTCTTTTATATTATACCAAGGTATCATAATCCACTTGGGCATCACTATACAAATGAAGAGAAGAAAAAAATCGTTGCTCTTGCAGAAAAATATGATGTATACATTGTAGAAGATGATTACTTAGCAGAATTAGATGTGGATTCTAAAGCAGATCCTTTATTTGCATATGAGCCTAATGGAAGAATCATTTATGTTAAAAGCTTTTCAAAAGTATTTTTACCAGGGTTGCGCATTGCGACTGTTGTACTTCCTGAAACAATGATTGATTCCTTTGTACACTATAAATTTAGTGCTGATTTTAATACATCAACACTTTCACAAGGCGCATTAGAAATCTATTTGAAAAGTGGAATGTTTCATTATCATTTAGAAAATGTAAAACCATTGTACCTAAACAAAATGAAGAGGGTATTAAATGCTTGTTCAACATATATACCAAGCTATATATCATTTACAAAGCCCAAAAGTGGTTTTTATCTCACTATCTTCTTGCCTTCACATATAGATGTTGATCAATTGATTTATTTATTACATGAAAAACAAATTTATGTAGACAATGCTTCTAGAATGTATTTAGTTGGAAACAAACAGAAAGCAATTCGATTAAGCATTTCACAAGTAGATGAAAGTAAAATAGACCTCGGTATTCAACAATTAGCAGCTTGTATAATAGAAATGTGTGAGAAGTAG
- a CDS encoding serine/threonine-protein kinase: protein MLIVDTLLKLEFGEEIGQEGRNSTVNLAYDPQLNTELVVKRIIKSEFTKEEDFFIEAQMLYATEHPNIMGVKYATQDEHYIYISMDFYKNGSLNSLLQKRFLTVREIIKYSLEFLSGLHFMHTKNLIHFDIKPTNILISNSNKAVVTDFGLAKYLNESGFAQPNKLYPLHMPPEAFETGKFSFYTDIYQAGLTIYRMCNGNSYFTQQFQELNIQNNVELAEAIKKNKFPKKSNFLPHIPDKFQQIIKKALTNDVTMRYETVLDMMNDISSIEVNYDWVYTEDENGHSIYCKENESHTFVLKLIQDNGKWETTGSKRRKSDGRTIRVTNWCSSGYNNKEDAFVVIKKMLKE from the coding sequence ATGCTAATTGTGGATACATTATTAAAGTTAGAATTTGGAGAAGAGATAGGCCAAGAAGGAAGAAATTCAACTGTAAATTTGGCGTATGATCCCCAGTTAAATACTGAATTAGTAGTTAAACGCATTATTAAATCGGAATTTACTAAAGAAGAGGACTTTTTTATTGAAGCTCAAATGTTATATGCAACTGAGCATCCAAATATAATGGGTGTAAAATATGCTACTCAAGATGAGCATTATATATATATATCAATGGACTTTTATAAGAATGGATCTTTGAACTCCTTATTGCAGAAAAGATTCTTAACGGTAAGAGAGATTATTAAATATTCCTTAGAGTTTCTTTCTGGTTTACATTTCATGCATACAAAAAATTTAATACATTTTGATATAAAACCAACAAATATTTTAATAAGTAATTCAAATAAAGCAGTGGTCACAGATTTTGGCCTAGCAAAATATTTAAATGAGAGCGGATTTGCCCAACCTAATAAGTTATATCCATTACATATGCCACCTGAAGCATTTGAAACAGGAAAGTTTTCATTCTATACTGACATATATCAAGCTGGTTTAACTATATATAGGATGTGTAATGGAAATTCCTATTTTACACAGCAATTTCAAGAATTAAATATACAAAATAATGTTGAACTTGCTGAAGCAATAAAGAAAAATAAGTTCCCTAAAAAATCCAATTTTTTACCACACATACCTGATAAGTTTCAGCAAATTATTAAGAAAGCCTTAACAAATGATGTGACTATGAGGTATGAGACTGTATTGGATATGATGAATGATATTAGCAGTATTGAAGTTAATTATGATTGGGTGTATACTGAAGATGAGAACGGACATTCTATTTATTGCAAAGAAAATGAAAGCCATACTTTTGTGTTAAAGTTAATACAGGATAATGGTAAATGGGAAACAACAGGATCTAAGAGAAGAAAAAGTGATGGTAGAACTATTCGAGTAACTAATTGGTGCTCATCTGGATATAATAATAAAGAAGATGCATTTGTGGTAATTAAGAAAATGTTGAAAGAATGA
- a CDS encoding DMT family transporter has protein sequence MKENVKKGMILGFIGIVCFSLTLPATSIAVPYFGATIVGLGRTVIAAIIVGIIFIIKKEKLPNKKQMKSIGIVAIGAVLAFPLLTTFAMKSLPVSHGAIELALLPLATAGFAMWRGGERLSKRYWIASIIGTITVIFYAVYLGLGQLQKGDIALIIAVLILGLSYAEGGKLSKELGSWQVIAWAILIGAPFFVIPVGLSISIDMLQAPIEAWISLLYLAIVSQFLAYVAWYGGMSLGGIARVGQMQYLQPFLMIGFSVLFLGESITWLTIVLAIVIVMCVIIGKNTPVTKKETHYNNRVLHEKG, from the coding sequence ATGAAAGAAAATGTGAAAAAAGGGATGATCCTGGGTTTTATTGGTATTGTTTGTTTTAGTCTTACATTGCCAGCAACAAGCATCGCTGTACCTTACTTTGGTGCGACAATTGTTGGTTTAGGTAGGACAGTTATCGCAGCCATTATTGTCGGAATTATTTTCATCATAAAAAAAGAAAAATTACCTAATAAGAAACAAATGAAAAGTATAGGGATTGTAGCTATTGGTGCTGTACTTGCCTTTCCGCTATTAACAACCTTTGCGATGAAATCATTACCAGTATCACACGGAGCAATTGAACTGGCTTTACTACCACTTGCGACAGCTGGATTTGCGATGTGGCGTGGAGGTGAGCGACTTTCGAAACGCTATTGGATTGCGAGTATTATTGGTACAATAACCGTGATTTTTTATGCTGTGTATTTAGGCTTAGGTCAATTACAAAAAGGTGATATTGCACTAATTATAGCTGTCTTAATACTTGGATTAAGTTATGCAGAAGGCGGAAAGCTGTCCAAAGAGCTTGGCAGTTGGCAAGTAATCGCTTGGGCAATTTTAATCGGCGCTCCGTTTTTTGTGATTCCTGTGGGATTAAGTATATCCATTGATATGCTACAAGCACCTATAGAAGCTTGGATTAGTTTATTATACTTAGCCATTGTGAGCCAATTTTTAGCTTATGTCGCTTGGTATGGCGGGATGTCATTAGGGGGAATTGCAAGAGTAGGACAGATGCAATATTTACAGCCATTTTTAATGATTGGTTTTTCTGTATTATTCTTAGGGGAATCGATTACATGGCTAACTATTGTCCTAGCTATTGTTATTGTAATGTGTGTGATAATTGGAAAAAATACACCTGTAACTAAGAAAGAAACACATTATAATAATCGTGTTCTTCATGAAAAAGGTTGA
- a CDS encoding Lrp/AsnC family transcriptional regulator produces MESIVSKILDDLDIKILDILQKGAQISNSEIAKRVNLSPPATHARIKRLENEGYINQHVAILNQEKLGFDLLSIIFISTNIHQSEKLKFLEEALKSMPEVLECHCLTGEYDYLLKVANKNRRELESFIRKLNKLGITRIQTSLVLREIKYSTVLPISPNHQN; encoded by the coding sequence GTGGAATCAATCGTTAGTAAAATACTTGATGATCTTGATATTAAAATCTTAGATATTCTCCAAAAAGGAGCACAGATAAGCAATTCTGAAATTGCTAAACGGGTTAATTTATCTCCACCCGCAACTCACGCACGGATCAAAAGATTAGAAAATGAAGGATATATTAATCAGCATGTGGCGATATTAAATCAAGAGAAGCTTGGATTTGATTTATTATCTATTATTTTTATTAGTACGAACATTCACCAATCTGAGAAGCTGAAATTCTTGGAGGAAGCATTAAAGTCTATGCCAGAGGTTTTGGAGTGTCATTGCTTAACGGGAGAATATGATTATCTTCTAAAGGTGGCAAATAAAAACCGCAGGGAATTGGAGAGCTTTATAAGAAAATTAAATAAACTTGGCATCACACGTATTCAAACTAGCTTAGTACTAAGGGAAATTAAGTATTCGACAGTTTTACCCATTTCCCCAAATCACCAAAATTGA
- the xerA gene encoding site-specific tyrosine recombinase/integron integrase, translating into MLLSKAWASFEADKRIEGFSPQTLKAYRLQSLLLTDYFKDIGMELLDTNQLKEYLAISGKHLKPASLAHRIRFMKSFFRWSHEEGYLSKNPTSKIKEPKVGKRIPKYLTEREIEHLRESCHSPMEKAIFEFMFSTGCRIGEVVALEKNHINWSNQSAIVRGKGDKEREVYFNTRCDIWLKRYIESRDDHNPAIFVTARQPHKMSVAQMRYIIKRISNRAEINKEIHPHQLRHSYATHLLNNGAPIEVIQSLMGHEKSETTRIYAQLSGRLRKEYYQKYF; encoded by the coding sequence TTGTTACTGTCAAAAGCATGGGCTTCGTTTGAAGCTGATAAGCGAATAGAGGGCTTTTCGCCACAAACGTTGAAGGCCTACCGGTTACAGTCTTTGCTACTAACTGATTATTTTAAGGATATAGGGATGGAATTACTGGATACAAATCAACTGAAAGAATATCTCGCTATATCCGGCAAGCATTTAAAACCGGCCAGTCTTGCACATCGTATCCGCTTTATGAAATCATTTTTTCGTTGGTCCCATGAAGAAGGCTATCTGAGTAAGAATCCAACCTCCAAAATTAAAGAACCTAAAGTAGGGAAGCGGATACCCAAGTATTTAACCGAACGGGAGATTGAACACCTTCGTGAATCCTGTCACTCTCCAATGGAAAAAGCGATTTTTGAATTCATGTTTTCTACCGGTTGTCGAATTGGAGAAGTAGTCGCGTTAGAAAAGAACCATATTAATTGGTCCAATCAATCTGCGATCGTGAGAGGAAAAGGCGACAAGGAAAGGGAGGTTTATTTTAATACACGTTGCGACATATGGCTTAAACGCTATATAGAAAGCCGTGATGATCATAACCCTGCTATTTTTGTAACAGCCAGACAGCCACACAAAATGAGTGTCGCCCAAATGCGATACATCATCAAACGGATTTCCAATCGTGCGGAAATTAATAAAGAAATACATCCACACCAACTTAGACACAGCTACGCAACGCATTTGTTGAACAATGGAGCTCCTATTGAAGTGATACAAAGTCTTATGGGGCATGAGAAAAGTGAAACCACAAGGATCTATGCTCAGTTAAGCGGAAGGTTAAGGAAGGAGTATTATCAGAAGTACTTTTAA
- a CDS encoding MepB family protein, with protein MDEKNINLTEVYSSNQNYWSSTDTIHCDLLTIKDIVYNPCGFDCSLPVLESQNAEYGAYVFNLNSLSIRFRVAKITPKKVGQFVTLWERIGDGSIQPYDISEPVDFYVISTRNDDIFGQFIFPKTVLSDQGILSNEGKGGKRAIRVYPPWDKPTSRQAKKTQTWQLEYFLETAVNREIDCVRAHKLYYNQS; from the coding sequence ATGGATGAAAAAAATATCAACCTTACAGAAGTATACTCTAGCAATCAAAATTATTGGTCATCCACAGACACAATCCATTGTGACCTACTTACCATTAAAGATATTGTCTATAATCCGTGCGGATTTGATTGCTCACTACCAGTTTTAGAATCACAAAATGCTGAATATGGGGCATATGTATTTAATTTGAATTCTTTATCCATTAGATTTCGTGTAGCTAAAATCACCCCTAAAAAGGTTGGACAATTTGTGACTTTATGGGAAAGAATTGGGGATGGCTCAATCCAACCATATGACATTTCAGAACCAGTCGATTTCTACGTTATTAGTACACGTAATGATGATATATTTGGTCAGTTTATATTTCCTAAAACTGTACTTTCTGATCAGGGGATATTATCCAATGAAGGTAAAGGTGGTAAACGCGCAATACGTGTTTATCCACCTTGGGACAAGCCTACAAGCCGTCAGGCTAAAAAAACTCAGACATGGCAGTTGGAATATTTCCTTGAGACAGCTGTAAATAGAGAAATAGATTGTGTTCGTGCTCATAAACTTTATTATAACCAATCGTAA
- a CDS encoding VOC family protein, whose translation MAFQSKNIFINLPVKNVNKSTNFFKELGFEFNPQFTTEDTASMIISDNIFALLMIEERFKEFSKKEIVDITSAEAIFCLSAESRVQVDELVNKALSSGGKSSSDPQDHGFMYVWGFQDLDGHLWEVAYMDESAMNLG comes from the coding sequence ATGGCATTTCAATCCAAAAATATCTTTATCAATTTACCAGTGAAAAACGTGAACAAGTCCACTAACTTTTTCAAGGAGCTAGGTTTTGAGTTCAACCCACAATTCACTACTGAGGACACAGCTAGTATGATTATCAGTGACAATATCTTTGCTTTGTTAATGATTGAAGAACGTTTCAAAGAGTTTAGTAAGAAGGAAATTGTTGATATTACTTCGGCAGAAGCGATTTTCTGTTTATCAGCTGAAAGTCGGGTTCAAGTGGATGAGTTGGTAAATAAGGCACTGTCATCAGGTGGTAAATCTTCGAGTGACCCTCAAGATCATGGATTTATGTATGTATGGGGATTTCAAGACTTGGACGGTCATTTATGGGAAGTCGCTTATATGGATGAAAGCGCAATGAATCTGGGATAA